CGCTGCCGGAGTCTGCCTCTTGTAATGTGGCGATTGTTCTCATTAAAGTTGATTTTCCCGCGCCATTGGGGCCTAAAAGGCCAAACATGCCTACTGGAATATCCAACGTTATGTTTTGCAGTGCTTTTACACCATTAGAATAGGTTTTGGAGAGATTGGAAATACTAAGACTGTTCATTTGTTTGAATTTAAATTTTAAACAAACATATTTTCTTAGCTGATATCAATAAAGTAAATGTGATGAACCAGTGTGTTTTGTGATACAAATATACAGGGTGCTCATAAAGTGTTTTCATCACTTATTTCTGGCCGTTGAAAGGGCTGTATGGATTGTTTGTCAACTTATTTTATCAATAATTTTTATTAATTTACATTTGTGATTATGATTTTAGCAACTAACAATAACAAGAGGAATATCATCGGGGCAATTGCTTTAGTTTTAGCAGCAGTCCCAATAGTGGTAATATTTTTTATAGTAATTACCTCGAATAAGAATTCTGTAGTACTTTTCGAAAACTATAGTCCAAAAGTCAGCATTCCGATTATCAGTTTTTATTTCCTGCTCTATCTGGCATTATTTTGCTTTGGTATTTATTGGCTGGTAAAACAAATTTTGTTTATTATTAAATTAAAAAACGAAAACGGGAAAATGGAACTCCTGCATCTGCAGAATCAGGTAAATCCCCATTTCTTTTTTAATATGCTCAATAATTTGTACGGCTGGGTGGCAAAGGATCAAAAAAAAGCACAGGAATTAATTTTGAAACTTTCCGATATGATGCGTTATAGTATTTATGAAGGCCAAAAGAATTTTGTTACAATAGGAGAGGAAGTTGCCTATTTAAAAAACTACATCGACTTGCATACTTTACGTTATCACAAAAAGATAAACGTAAATTTTGAAACTACTGTGGAGGATGATCAGCTTAAAATAATTCCTTTACTTTATATAATGCTTTTGGAGAATGCATTTAAACATGGTGTCGAAAATTTAAGAGAAAATGCATTTGTTACTATTAAACTTAGTTCAAATAATAATACTATATCTTTTAAAGTAGAGAATAATTATGATACGGATTTAGTAAATCAGTCATCTGGTATCGGTATTAAGAATTTGAAAAGAAGATTAGAATTGGCTTATCCAAAAAAGCATGAGTTTTTAGTTTCAAAAAATAATACCACATACAAAGCACTTTTAATTTTAAAATTATAATGATCAGGTATTTAATTATAGATGATGAACATATAGCGCATACTATTATTGAGGAGTATTGTAATATGCTTCCCAATATGCAGTTAAAAAAGAATTGTTATGATGCCTTAGAGGCTCTGGATTATTTAAGAGATCATACTGTAGATTTAATTTTCTTAGATCTAAATATGCCCAAATTAAAAGGTTTTGATTTTTTAAAAACACTGGCATCTGCACCCAAAATTATTGTTACGACAGCTTACCAGGAGTACGCAATTGAAGGTTATGAACTAAATATTATTGACTACCTCTTAAAACCATTTGGTTTTGAACGTTTTTTAAAAGCGATAAACAAAATTTCCAGTTTGACTTCTAAAGTAAATATTAATCCTGTAGAAGATGAACATTCAAGAAGCATTTTTTTACGTGCAGATAAAAAACATATACAGATTTTTATTGGTATGATCTTATATGTCGAAGCATCAGGAAACTACGTTAAAGTCATTTCCAAAAATGACAATGCAATACTTGTTAGAGAAAAACTCTCTGATTTGATGGAACTGCTGCCTAAAAATGATTTTATGCAGGTACATAAATCCTTTGCTGTTGCCATTAAACATATTAAAAGCGTGGAAGGAAACAGGATCAAAATCAATGATTTTACAATTCCTATTGGGAAACTGTATAAGATCAATGTAAATGGGTTATTAAATTCAAAATTATAAAAGCATCATAATGTTTTCTTTATAAGTTTGTCCAATAGGTACTTTGTATTTATCAATTAATATCCTGTTGCCTTCTATCTGTTTAATTTTATCTTTTGCAACAATAAAAGATTTATGGCTTCTTGGAATAAGCCAATTTCTGACCTCAATGGAACAACAGACAATAGTAAAAGTTATTTTTGCAACCCAAAAAATAGCAGTTCTACTTTTAAACAAGAAAATAAATGACGCTTTTCTGGTTTCTGTTTTTTTTGGGGATATAGTTTATATAACCGTATTGATTTAAATCCTTTATGCACCTGTGATACGTGACAGGACCTGTTATTTCGCTGTTTTCATAGGATAAAGATACGCTATAGTCCTGCGAAAGACAAGGGCAGAAATAATCGGGTATTAAGTTAATCGGGTGTTAAGAGCTGCCGCTGGAAATTAATTTGGAGCGGTCGGCATTGTCAATTGTATTTAATATTTTTTTTAGGTTTAATTTTATTTTTTAGGAGCTTTTTCCCGCTATCCGTTTCAATCTTCTGCTCCGAACACCGGCGCAGAAGGATTTCCACTGCCATCGGGGCTAAAGGTGCAGGGAAGCATGGTCTGTTTTTGGAGAACTGGATATTTGAAATCGAAAGATAAAATTATTATGCTGATACTGCTGATAAATGGTTATGGGAGGCAGTCAGACCTGGATCCTTGAGGCTATTTAGTGCGATGGTTCTATTTTCATTTCACCGAGGTAGCGGCATCGGCTTTATTGGAGAATAGCAGGCCGCTGTCAAGAAATTGCACTGACCATCATATTTTTGCTGCTGGAACTAAAAAATTAACTAATTTAAGAGCAGATTATTTCAGTAGCTATCATCAGCTGAAATGAACGGCAATTGTAGATTTAATTGGGAAAAGCGGTTAGTTATGGATCTGAACGAGGGGATTGAAAGATTTTTGCGGGCACAGGGGAATGTGTACCATCAGGCACTGGATGAAATAACGAAAGGAAAGAAGCAGAGCCATTGGATGTGGTTTGTATTTCCCCAGATCAGAGGCCTGGGATTCACCGAGTACAATGTGTATTTTGGATTAAAGGACCTTAATGAAGCCTCTCTTTACCTTAATCATCCCATACTGGGTAAACGCCTGATCGAAATTTCAGAAGCGGTTCTGAGCCATGATGGCTTGACGGCACTGGAAATCTTTGGAAAGCCTGACCAGCGGAAGCTCAGATCCTGCATGACGCTCTTCAGCAGGATTTCGAACGCAGATCCTGTTTTCCTGAAAGTATTGGAAAAACATTATCACGGCCAGATGGATGATAAAACCCTAGCAGTCTTAGAGTCGCAAAGTCAGCAGCGGTAAATTTAATGCGTGTGCTGAAGTCTGAGCTGAATACAGCCTGGTAAGGCCGTATCTTACAGATCAACGTATATTATTTTTACGTTCTCCCGATGCTCATCAATCAGCCTGCCTATTTCATCCCTAAGCTCCAGGTACTTAAGGGCGGATTGCTCATTTTCTTTTTTCCTTTCGACTTCAAGCCTTTCGCTTCTCTGTGCGGGATTTTCCTGAACCTTTTCGGTATGTCTGGAATCTGTCTGCTGACCGTCTGTGCCCGTACTTTCCAGCGCATCTTTTTGCTGCCCAGCGGCCTTTGCATTGCGGAAGCACAAGAGAATATAGTCTTTAAGCAGAGCCGTACACCTGTGGACATGCTCGCCAAATCCTGCATCTTCATCCAATAATTCATGCGGATAGGTGTAATTGATGATTTCCATTCTGGAGTGCAGGTCAATTTTAAAGTAATCTATAAATTCTGCGTTTGTCACTCCGTTAAACTTATCCATTTCCATAACATTGTTTTTTAGATTTGAAAACCGATCAGGTTTCCCTGATAGGGAAAAGCGAAATTCTCAATTTTAACCGACTGGTCCAGCCATGCGGATTCGTCCTGGCGTTTGAGCATAATGGGCATCCTGAGCTTATGGTTATGGATGTACTGCATCAGATCATTGGCTTTTGTAGTTACCATGGTATAGGTATTTTTAATCTGATCTGTCAGAGGATCTGTCCACGAAGAATACAGCCCCGCAAAAGTGAAGATTTCATCATCCTGCGAGTTGATCTGGTATTTTTCCTTGCTTTTTCCCTTCTGGTCATTCCAGTGCCATTCGTAGTATGCTGAAGCAATTATAAGGCATCGGTTATGGGTTATATTCTTGAATGATGCTTTCTCGTCAATGGTTTCAATGCGGGCATTGAGCGTGTTTTTCCTGAACTCGATGTCTTTTGCCCAGGAAGGCAGAAGCCCCCAAGTATAATCCGTTGTGATGAGATGCGGAGAGGAATTCAGTATAATAGGGATGTTGGGATGGGAGAACCCATTTATGAAATCAGACTGCAGAAAGGTCTCCTCGTTGTCGAGTTCGGCATTAAAGCGTCTTTTTAGATTTTCTATCGAAGCATTCTGCTGGGTGTAATAACACATAAATTTTCCGTTTTAAAGGCTGTTTTAATAATGTCTTATCCTCTTACAAATATGCCCTTCGCAGGGCTTTAGTCTTTTTAATTGCGCTTAAGTTTGACAAAGCGATCTTATGGAATCTTACCCAATAGACATCAAGCGCATTGAAAGGCTCATAAAAGAAAATGAGCAGCGAAAGCAAAAGCTTAGAAAAAGAAACAGCAGAAAACTTATATACGGCATGCTTGTTTTCCTCTTTCTGTTTTTGCTTCTCTATCAAAATTAATTCATTATTAGGACATTGCAAACTAAATAGTCAAAATTTCATTCTGTGGCGCGGCAGATTAATTTCATGATCCTGCGGATAAGGCTGGCGGTGGGTGCTGCTGACATCCTGTTTGATATTGTGCTGCGTGGTATACCTTTTTTCCGAGTCAGAATATCTTGGGTCAGGAATGAAAGGCATTTTCGCCATCCTTGAAATGGTGATCGTCGGGAAATGATAATCAATTTCCACGGTCCCCAAAAGCAGATAGCAGCCTCCTCCCTGAAATGGATTCTGGACCAGACTATCTGGAAAATGCGTCGTATCAAAATACGCTCCCTCATTATCGATCCACGTCCCGAAATACATATTTCCCCTTTTTGTCGGCACCTGTTTGGTTGAGATCAGGTAAGCCAGCATGCGGACCTGCTTTTTATGATATTTTAATAAATCCCTGACCATCACGTCCCCTCGGTGTCTGGTCTGAAGCAGATCAAAAACGGTGCAGGAAACCGGAAAATTCAGCAGCTCGATTTCATCAAAAGCATCCTCAAATACCGAGCGCTCCAGAACAGGCAGCTTGAACTCTTTTGCTGGCTGCTCAATGAGCATTAGCCCGCGGTTTTCAGGCTTGAAGTTATTCATTAAAAGGCTTACCTGTACCAGAAGCTGGTTTTTGGTTTTTCCCGTAAAGCGGAATGCGCCTATGAAAATGAGCACCTTTACATTCTCGATGCCCATGGGCACCCTGTTTATGAAATCTTCGAGTGATTTATAAATGCCGTTTCTACCGCGCTCAAAAGCAATGAACTGCGAGAGTTTGGAATCCAGACCCTGCAGGTGCATAAAGCCCAGATAGATATCACTTCCATAAAGAGCGGTTTCGTACTGGCTTTTGTTCACGCAAGGGGTATGGATAACAGCGCCGGCCATTCTGGCTTCGTGCACGTAGATTTCAGTGCGGTAAAACCCTCCCTGATTATTGATCACGGCAACCATAAATTCGACATGGTAGTGCACTTTCAGATAAAGGCTCTGATAGCTCTCAACGGCGTATGATGCGGAGTGCGCCTTGCAGAAAGAGTAGCCCGCAAAAGATTCGATCTGGCGGTAGATTTCCTGGCTCAGCTGTTCGGGATGACCCTTTGCGGCGGCTGAAATAAAGAAATCGTCCTTTACTTTCTGAAGCGCGGCTTTTGAGCGTCCTTTCCCTGACATGGCACGCCTTAGGATATCTCCGTCTGCAGCCGAGAGCCCGCCGTAATGCAGGGCAATTTTGATAACGTCTTCCTGATACACCATAATGCCGTAGGTTTCCCCGAGCTGCTGCTCGAAAACCGGATGAAAATATTCAAATCTTGACGGGTTGTTATGT
The Flavobacterium flavigenum genome window above contains:
- a CDS encoding sensor histidine kinase, whose translation is MILATNNNKRNIIGAIALVLAAVPIVVIFFIVITSNKNSVVLFENYSPKVSIPIISFYFLLYLALFCFGIYWLVKQILFIIKLKNENGKMELLHLQNQVNPHFFFNMLNNLYGWVAKDQKKAQELILKLSDMMRYSIYEGQKNFVTIGEEVAYLKNYIDLHTLRYHKKINVNFETTVEDDQLKIIPLLYIMLLENAFKHGVENLRENAFVTIKLSSNNNTISFKVENNYDTDLVNQSSGIGIKNLKRRLELAYPKKHEFLVSKNNTTYKALLILKL
- a CDS encoding LytR/AlgR family response regulator transcription factor; protein product: MIRYLIIDDEHIAHTIIEEYCNMLPNMQLKKNCYDALEALDYLRDHTVDLIFLDLNMPKLKGFDFLKTLASAPKIIVTTAYQEYAIEGYELNIIDYLLKPFGFERFLKAINKISSLTSKVNINPVEDEHSRSIFLRADKKHIQIFIGMILYVEASGNYVKVISKNDNAILVREKLSDLMELLPKNDFMQVHKSFAVAIKHIKSVEGNRIKINDFTIPIGKLYKINVNGLLNSKL
- a CDS encoding LytTR family transcriptional regulator DNA-binding domain-containing protein, producing MFKSRTAIFWVAKITFTIVCCSIEVRNWLIPRSHKSFIVAKDKIKQIEGNRILIDKYKVPIGQTYKENIMMLL
- a CDS encoding DUF1810 domain-containing protein; amino-acid sequence: MDLNEGIERFLRAQGNVYHQALDEITKGKKQSHWMWFVFPQIRGLGFTEYNVYFGLKDLNEASLYLNHPILGKRLIEISEAVLSHDGLTALEIFGKPDQRKLRSCMTLFSRISNADPVFLKVLEKHYHGQMDDKTLAVLESQSQQR
- a CDS encoding SOS response-associated peptidase — protein: MCYYTQQNASIENLKRRFNAELDNEETFLQSDFINGFSHPNIPIILNSSPHLITTDYTWGLLPSWAKDIEFRKNTLNARIETIDEKASFKNITHNRCLIIASAYYEWHWNDQKGKSKEKYQINSQDDEIFTFAGLYSSWTDPLTDQIKNTYTMVTTKANDLMQYIHNHKLRMPIMLKRQDESAWLDQSVKIENFAFPYQGNLIGFQI